Proteins co-encoded in one Vibrio fortis genomic window:
- the hisS gene encoding histidine--tRNA ligase: MAKNIQAIRGMNDCLPTQSPLWQKVESAVKSVVSAYGYNEVRMPIVEETNLFSRAVGEETDVVSKEMYTFEDRNGDSLTLRPEGTAGCVRSCIQNSLINRDEQRLWYMGPMFRHERPQKGRYRQFHQCGVEVFGLDGPDVDAELIMMTARLWRELGIDKHVRLELNSIGSTEDRANYRTALVAFLEQHIDVLDEDCKRRMHTNPLRVLDTKNPDVQAILGDAPRLSEYLGEESQQHFAGLCELLDAVGIEYQVNERLVRGLDYYNRTVFEWITDSLGAQGTVCGGGRYDGLVEQLGGKATNAVGFAMGLERLVLMMETLELTEVRRSVDVYMVAAGEGTMIAGMQLANELRDNIEGVRVMNHFGGGSFKKQFKRADKVGAVVALVLGENEVADNTVVLKDLVGGEQEVVAQADVAAKVAALI; this comes from the coding sequence GTGGCTAAAAATATCCAAGCAATCCGAGGCATGAACGACTGCCTTCCAACTCAATCACCACTTTGGCAGAAAGTAGAAAGCGCTGTAAAAAGCGTAGTAAGCGCGTACGGCTACAACGAAGTACGTATGCCGATCGTTGAAGAGACAAACCTATTTAGCCGTGCTGTTGGTGAAGAGACTGACGTAGTTTCAAAAGAGATGTACACCTTTGAAGATCGCAACGGTGACAGCCTAACGCTACGTCCGGAAGGTACAGCAGGTTGTGTTCGTTCATGCATCCAAAACAGCCTTATTAACCGTGATGAACAGCGTCTATGGTACATGGGCCCAATGTTCCGTCACGAGCGTCCTCAAAAAGGTCGTTACCGTCAATTCCACCAATGTGGTGTAGAAGTGTTTGGTCTAGATGGCCCAGATGTTGACGCAGAACTTATCATGATGACTGCACGTCTATGGCGTGAGCTAGGCATCGACAAGCACGTACGCCTAGAACTGAACTCAATCGGTTCTACTGAAGACCGTGCTAACTACCGCACAGCACTTGTGGCTTTCCTAGAGCAACACATCGATGTGCTGGATGAAGATTGTAAGCGTCGTATGCACACAAACCCACTGCGCGTTCTAGATACTAAGAACCCAGACGTACAAGCGATTCTTGGTGATGCACCTCGCCTTTCTGAATATTTAGGTGAAGAGTCACAGCAACATTTTGCAGGTTTGTGTGAACTTCTTGATGCTGTTGGTATCGAATACCAAGTTAATGAGCGTCTAGTTCGTGGTCTTGACTACTACAACCGCACTGTATTTGAGTGGATTACTGACAGCCTAGGTGCACAAGGCACTGTATGTGGCGGTGGTCGTTACGACGGCCTAGTTGAGCAACTAGGCGGTAAGGCAACTAACGCAGTTGGTTTTGCAATGGGTCTAGAGCGCCTTGTTCTAATGATGGAGACTCTAGAGCTTACAGAAGTACGTCGCAGTGTTGACGTCTACATGGTAGCAGCGGGTGAAGGCACCATGATTGCAGGCATGCAACTGGCGAATGAACTTCGCGACAACATTGAAGGCGTTCGTGTAATGAACCACTTTGGTGGTGGTAGCTTCAAGAAACAATTTAAGCGTGCTGATAAAGTGGGCGCTGTCGTTGCATTGGTACTGGGTGAAAACGAAGTAGCAGACAACACAGTGGTATTGAAAGATCTGGTTGGTGGTGAACAAGAAGTTGTTGCCCAAGCAGACGTTGCGGCAAAAGTCGCGGCATTAATCTAA
- the bamB gene encoding outer membrane protein assembly factor BamB — MKKMFPKATLCAIALGLLAGCAGEEDTVIMAPVPTVTSEFTPSQEWSTSVGDGVGHYFSKLTPEYAYDKVFVASRDGMIKALDPETGKEIWKNDLEKDVIARISGGLTAGYGKVFLGSENGEMIAVDEETGEELWRVSVNGEVLAAPATENNMVLVHTSRGMMVALDQETGEEKWTISTEVPSLTLRGDSAPVTVSGGVFWGTANGRLAAAIVERGQLIWQQPVGTPKGATEIDRLVDVDSSPVVLGGTLYTVGINGQLIAIDLRSGKPVWKRNYSSAIDLASDGSRLFVVTDNDHLAAVDARSGTEIWSTSLLENRLLTAPAIINGYVVVGDTEGYLHWLDRATGDFVAQQLVDDSGFAVAPIELAGGYLVVTRNGDVKKLTISQ, encoded by the coding sequence ATGAAGAAGATGTTTCCCAAAGCGACACTGTGTGCAATAGCTCTTGGGCTGCTTGCTGGCTGTGCGGGTGAAGAAGACACGGTTATCATGGCGCCAGTGCCAACCGTAACGAGTGAATTTACACCGTCTCAAGAGTGGTCTACCTCAGTGGGTGATGGCGTTGGTCATTACTTCTCAAAGCTCACACCTGAATACGCATACGACAAAGTATTTGTTGCTAGTCGTGATGGTATGATCAAAGCACTTGACCCTGAAACGGGTAAAGAGATCTGGAAAAACGATCTAGAGAAAGACGTGATTGCGCGTATCTCTGGTGGTTTGACTGCGGGTTACGGTAAGGTTTTCCTTGGCTCTGAAAATGGCGAGATGATCGCTGTTGATGAAGAAACCGGTGAAGAACTATGGCGTGTGTCTGTGAACGGTGAAGTACTCGCTGCACCTGCTACAGAAAACAACATGGTTCTGGTTCATACTAGCCGTGGCATGATGGTCGCGCTTGACCAAGAAACCGGTGAAGAGAAGTGGACCATCAGTACTGAAGTACCTAGTTTGACGCTTCGTGGTGATAGTGCTCCTGTAACCGTATCTGGCGGTGTTTTCTGGGGAACAGCAAATGGTCGATTGGCTGCTGCTATCGTTGAACGTGGTCAGCTTATTTGGCAACAGCCAGTAGGCACACCAAAAGGTGCGACCGAGATCGACCGTCTTGTGGATGTTGACTCTTCACCAGTTGTTTTGGGTGGCACTCTTTACACGGTTGGTATTAATGGCCAATTGATTGCGATTGACCTACGCTCGGGTAAACCTGTGTGGAAGCGTAACTACTCTTCTGCGATTGACCTAGCGAGTGATGGTAGCCGCTTATTCGTTGTGACAGATAACGATCACCTAGCCGCGGTTGATGCGCGCAGTGGTACCGAGATTTGGAGTACATCGCTGCTTGAAAACCGTTTACTAACGGCACCTGCTATCATTAACGGATATGTGGTTGTGGGTGACACAGAAGGTTACTTACACTGGCTAGACCGTGCGACAGGTGATTTTGTGGCGCAGCAGCTGGTGGATGACAGTGGCTTTGCAGTAGCACCGATTGAGCTAGCTGGCGGTTACCTCGTCGTGACTCGCAACGGCGATGTAAAGAAACTGACGATTAGCCAATAA
- a CDS encoding alanyl-tRNA editing protein: MTTSIQITPTITQFCHQIWSLTATAQHIEQQADKTYLIVDKTPFHPVSHIWPDHPADRGYIAVGQQQIEVEDCLVGAIEQSTGKLYVAEDIPVKRDTEGWVFVVVHQLSASAEAVELGQLVELHVDQDYQDSLSRGHSAGHVAYLALNQVLAEQYWRKDADRKDPLGHYDFNSYAQVTSFVTPDLCTDKYRLGKTLKKRGLNVANMVENLSEIEDLVNQTIAVWLEHKSAVAMKLDGECLTDSRYWQWQKNENTLISIPCGGTHINSTSELGRLTVSLAKLDDQHIEMQTHVNRR, from the coding sequence ATGACCACATCGATTCAAATTACTCCAACCATCACTCAGTTCTGTCACCAAATCTGGAGCTTAACTGCCACCGCGCAGCATATAGAGCAGCAAGCAGATAAAACGTACCTGATTGTAGATAAAACCCCATTTCATCCAGTTAGTCATATTTGGCCTGATCACCCTGCAGACCGAGGTTACATTGCGGTAGGCCAACAGCAGATAGAAGTAGAAGATTGTCTTGTTGGCGCGATAGAACAATCTACTGGAAAACTCTACGTTGCAGAAGATATTCCTGTTAAGCGTGATACGGAGGGCTGGGTGTTTGTCGTGGTTCATCAACTATCAGCTTCTGCAGAAGCTGTTGAGCTTGGTCAGCTAGTTGAACTTCATGTCGATCAAGACTATCAAGATAGCCTTAGTCGTGGGCACAGTGCAGGACACGTCGCATATCTTGCTTTAAATCAAGTGCTTGCAGAGCAATACTGGCGTAAAGACGCAGACAGAAAAGATCCATTAGGCCATTATGATTTCAATAGCTACGCGCAAGTAACGAGCTTTGTCACTCCAGATTTATGCACCGATAAATACCGTTTAGGAAAAACGCTTAAAAAGCGCGGTCTCAATGTTGCGAATATGGTGGAAAATCTTTCTGAGATTGAAGACTTGGTCAATCAAACGATCGCTGTTTGGTTAGAGCATAAAAGTGCAGTTGCAATGAAACTGGATGGTGAATGTTTGACAGATTCTCGTTACTGGCAATGGCAGAAAAATGAAAACACTTTAATTTCAATCCCTTGTGGTGGTACTCATATCAATAGTACTTCTGAGCTCGGCCGTCTGACCGTGAGTTTAGCAAAACTTGATGACCAGCATATTGAAATGCAGACGCATGTAAATCGACGATAA
- a CDS encoding YfgM family protein translates to MELYDSEEQQVEAIKDWWKENGKAVIFGAVIGLGGLFGWRYYQDSVIQAREAASESYTTAISALDAKGLDAQADIQAFIDSNKDAEYSVLAAMQLAKAQVEAGDLAAALEQLEWAQSATKDAALAPLLGYRIARVKAEQGEFDAALSELAAITDESWKGRVAELRGDISLRKGDSDAAYTAYTEAQQAVDASQTLQIKLDDLAK, encoded by the coding sequence GTGGAACTTTACGATAGCGAAGAGCAACAAGTTGAAGCCATTAAAGACTGGTGGAAAGAGAACGGCAAAGCTGTGATCTTTGGTGCTGTGATTGGTTTGGGTGGTCTGTTTGGCTGGCGCTATTACCAAGACTCAGTTATCCAAGCTCGTGAAGCAGCGTCTGAAAGCTACACTACAGCTATTTCTGCACTGGATGCAAAAGGTCTAGATGCACAAGCAGATATTCAAGCTTTCATCGATAGCAACAAAGATGCTGAGTACTCTGTACTTGCGGCTATGCAATTGGCTAAAGCACAAGTAGAAGCGGGTGATCTAGCCGCAGCGCTTGAACAGCTTGAGTGGGCACAATCGGCGACAAAAGACGCGGCATTGGCTCCTTTACTAGGCTACCGTATTGCTCGTGTAAAAGCAGAGCAGGGTGAGTTTGACGCAGCACTTAGTGAACTAGCGGCAATCACTGATGAATCGTGGAAAGGTCGTGTTGCGGAACTGCGTGGTGATATCTCACTTCGTAAAGGCGACAGCGATGCTGCATATACGGCTTACACTGAAGCTCAACAAGCTGTTGATGCTAGCCAAACGCTTCAAATCAAACTTGACGACTTAGCTAAATAA
- the ispG gene encoding flavodoxin-dependent (E)-4-hydroxy-3-methylbut-2-enyl-diphosphate synthase gives MQHESPIIRRKSTRIYVGDVPIGDGAPIAVQSMTNTRTTDVAATVAQIKSLENVGADIVRVSVPTMDAAEAFKQIKQQVSVPLVADIHFDYRIALKVAEYGVDCLRINPGNIGNESRIRSVVDCARDKNIPIRIGVNGGSLEKDIQEKYTEPTAEALVESAMRHVDILDRLNFDQFKVSVKASDVFLAVGSYRLLAQKIDQPLHLGITEAGGARAGAVKSSVGLGMLLSEGIGDTLRISLAADPVEEIKVGFDILKSLRIRSRGINFIACPSCSRQEFDVINTVNALEERLEDVITPMDVSIIGCVVNGPGEAEVSHLGLAGSARKSAFYEDGKRQKERFDNNDLVDQLEAKIRAKASVMDKTNRIDLKNLED, from the coding sequence ATGCAACACGAATCTCCTATTATTCGTCGCAAGTCGACCCGTATTTATGTGGGCGACGTGCCGATCGGTGATGGTGCACCAATTGCCGTGCAATCCATGACTAATACTCGAACAACAGACGTTGCGGCGACTGTTGCTCAAATTAAATCGCTAGAAAATGTCGGTGCTGACATTGTACGTGTCTCTGTTCCAACCATGGATGCAGCAGAAGCGTTCAAGCAGATCAAACAGCAAGTGTCGGTACCTTTGGTTGCTGACATTCATTTCGACTACCGTATCGCCCTTAAAGTGGCGGAGTATGGCGTTGACTGTCTACGAATCAACCCAGGTAATATCGGTAATGAGAGCCGTATTCGCTCAGTTGTTGATTGTGCTCGCGACAAGAATATCCCGATTCGTATTGGTGTTAACGGTGGTTCTCTAGAGAAAGACATTCAAGAGAAGTACACAGAGCCAACAGCAGAAGCGCTAGTCGAATCTGCAATGCGCCATGTGGACATTCTTGATCGTCTTAACTTTGATCAGTTTAAGGTCAGTGTAAAAGCATCAGACGTATTCTTAGCTGTAGGTTCTTACCGCCTATTGGCGCAGAAGATCGATCAACCTCTACACTTAGGTATCACTGAAGCGGGCGGCGCTCGTGCGGGCGCTGTTAAGTCATCTGTTGGCTTAGGTATGCTTCTATCAGAAGGTATCGGTGATACGCTGCGTATCTCGCTAGCTGCAGACCCTGTTGAAGAGATCAAAGTTGGCTTTGATATTCTTAAGTCTTTGCGTATTCGCTCGCGTGGTATCAACTTCATTGCTTGCCCAAGCTGCTCTCGCCAAGAATTTGATGTTATTAATACGGTTAATGCATTAGAAGAGCGCTTAGAAGACGTGATAACCCCAATGGATGTGTCTATCATCGGTTGTGTGGTAAACGGCCCGGGTGAAGCGGAAGTATCGCATTTAGGCCTTGCGGGTAGTGCACGTAAGAGTGCGTTCTACGAAGACGGTAAGCGTCAGAAAGAGCGTTTCGACAATAATGACCTTGTCGATCAGCTAGAAGCGAAAATCAGAGCAAAAGCGTCTGTGATGGATAAAACCAATCGCATTGACCTAAAGAACCTAGAAGATTAA
- the der gene encoding ribosome biogenesis GTPase Der yields the protein MVPVVALVGRPNVGKSTLFNRLTRTRDALVADFPGLTRDRKYGQAQLGEHEFIVIDTGGIDGTEEGVETKMAEQSLAAIDEADVVLFMVDGRAGLTPSDVAIAKHLRQLEKPSMLVVNKVDGIDPDAASADFWQLGVEDMYQIAAAHGRGVTALIDLALNPFAEALKAEAGEVSDLTEFEDEEAEQVDFTEEEAEAEFQRLQDQPIKLAIIGRPNVGKSTLTNRILGEERVVVYDMPGTTRDSIYIPMSRDEREYVLIDTAGVRRRKNINETVEKFSVVKTLKAVEDANVVLLVIDARENISDQDLSLLGFALNAGRSIVIAVNKWDGLDNDVKERVKKELDRRLGFVDFARIHFISALHGTGVGHLFESVQEAYKSATTRVGTSVLTRIMKMATDDHQPPMVRGRRVKLKYAHAGGYNPPIVVIHGNQVRELPDSYKRYLMNYYRRSLEIMGTPIRIQFQNSENPFEGKTNKLTISQERKRKRMMSMMKGRK from the coding sequence ATGGTACCTGTTGTTGCTCTAGTAGGGCGTCCGAACGTAGGTAAGTCTACGTTGTTTAACCGATTGACTCGAACTCGCGATGCATTGGTTGCGGATTTTCCTGGCTTAACGCGTGACCGTAAATATGGCCAAGCTCAGCTTGGTGAACACGAATTTATTGTTATCGACACCGGCGGTATCGACGGTACTGAGGAAGGTGTTGAAACAAAAATGGCAGAGCAGTCATTAGCGGCGATTGATGAAGCTGATGTTGTACTGTTCATGGTAGACGGCCGTGCGGGTCTAACACCATCTGACGTTGCAATTGCGAAGCACCTTCGTCAGCTAGAAAAGCCTTCTATGCTGGTTGTAAACAAGGTTGATGGTATCGACCCTGATGCAGCAAGTGCGGATTTTTGGCAGCTAGGTGTTGAAGACATGTACCAAATTGCTGCGGCTCACGGTCGTGGTGTAACGGCTCTTATCGATCTAGCGCTAAACCCATTCGCAGAAGCACTAAAAGCGGAAGCGGGTGAAGTGAGCGATCTGACTGAGTTTGAAGATGAAGAAGCTGAGCAAGTTGATTTCACAGAAGAAGAAGCGGAAGCAGAATTCCAACGTCTTCAAGATCAACCAATCAAGCTCGCGATCATTGGTCGTCCAAACGTAGGTAAATCAACGCTAACTAACCGTATCCTAGGTGAAGAGCGTGTGGTTGTTTACGATATGCCGGGCACAACGCGTGACTCTATTTACATTCCAATGAGCCGCGATGAGCGTGAATACGTTCTAATCGATACTGCGGGTGTACGTCGTCGTAAAAACATCAATGAAACCGTTGAGAAGTTCTCAGTAGTTAAAACACTGAAAGCGGTAGAAGATGCAAACGTTGTATTGCTGGTAATCGACGCTCGTGAAAACATTTCTGATCAAGACTTGAGCTTACTAGGTTTTGCTTTGAACGCAGGTCGTTCAATCGTAATCGCAGTAAACAAGTGGGATGGCCTAGATAACGACGTAAAAGAGCGCGTTAAGAAAGAGCTGGACCGTCGTCTTGGTTTCGTAGACTTTGCACGTATCCACTTCATTTCAGCATTACACGGCACAGGTGTTGGTCACTTGTTTGAATCTGTTCAAGAAGCTTACAAGTCAGCGACGACACGTGTAGGTACTTCAGTACTGACGCGTATCATGAAGATGGCAACGGATGATCACCAACCACCAATGGTTCGTGGTCGCCGTGTGAAACTGAAGTACGCGCACGCAGGTGGTTACAACCCACCAATCGTAGTTATTCACGGTAACCAAGTTCGTGAACTGCCAGATTCGTACAAGCGTTACTTGATGAACTACTACCGCCGTTCTCTAGAGATCATGGGTACACCGATTCGTATTCAGTTCCAAAACAGTGAGAACCCATTTGAAGGTAAGACAAACAAGCTAACTATCTCTCAAGAGCGTAAACGTAAGCGCATGATGAGCATGATGAAAGGCCGTAAGTAA